A stretch of the Myxococcales bacterium genome encodes the following:
- a CDS encoding putative metal-binding motif-containing protein, whose translation MNVATARMSQLGRGLWALACAALFALLVFPAGGCQAIVSSEVPAFTCRGTELSACPSGMYCNGAGCVPCESTDQCDGRDNDCNGRIDDGEASDRDGDGITFCGRISAEDGKLVDLDCNDDDPAVFPGAPESCNGVDDDCDGTADNADRACKAGEVCAPRGGGCIPEAQACTKANCPPPKTCDASTQQCINPTANLPLGTACGSDQECQSGLCATAGMLGGAIKGSKGVCSRPCCTSGQCSLGFVCFAPGTGGRYCLEPGLAGRSKSLGLSDVGAACTVSSACRSGICQDQKCLDTCCSSGDCLGGTTCRFVESGGRAFFGCADPPGSAARHASCSAPQDCTSNLCAFYQGQQHCVAPCCSSAEDCGTVDGKKILCVNTSRSALTKDTIVTACIGSVPTSANKSFGDACSANNECTTGLCDAVTARCSSVCCLDSDCPRSTPCRPAPSGVLRCVPPPP comes from the coding sequence GTGAACGTGGCGACCGCGAGGATGTCCCAGCTCGGGCGAGGCCTCTGGGCGCTCGCGTGCGCCGCGCTCTTCGCGCTCCTCGTATTTCCCGCCGGCGGCTGCCAAGCCATCGTCAGCAGCGAGGTCCCTGCCTTCACGTGCCGCGGCACCGAGCTTTCAGCTTGCCCGAGCGGGATGTATTGCAACGGCGCTGGCTGCGTTCCCTGCGAATCGACGGACCAATGCGACGGCCGCGACAACGACTGCAACGGGCGCATCGACGACGGCGAAGCGAGCGATCGCGACGGCGACGGCATCACCTTCTGCGGGCGCATCTCCGCCGAAGACGGCAAGCTCGTCGATCTCGATTGCAACGACGACGACCCGGCCGTCTTCCCGGGCGCCCCCGAGTCGTGCAACGGCGTCGACGACGACTGCGACGGGACCGCCGACAACGCCGACCGCGCCTGCAAGGCGGGCGAGGTGTGCGCCCCCCGCGGCGGCGGCTGCATCCCTGAAGCGCAGGCGTGCACCAAGGCCAACTGCCCACCGCCCAAGACGTGCGACGCCTCAACGCAGCAATGCATCAACCCCACCGCGAACCTCCCCTTGGGAACCGCTTGTGGCTCCGATCAAGAGTGTCAATCGGGCTTGTGCGCAACGGCAGGCATGTTGGGCGGCGCCATCAAGGGAAGCAAAGGCGTCTGCAGCCGGCCCTGCTGCACGTCAGGACAATGCTCGCTCGGCTTTGTCTGCTTCGCACCCGGCACCGGCGGGCGCTATTGCCTTGAGCCGGGCCTCGCGGGCCGCAGCAAGTCGCTGGGCCTCTCCGACGTCGGCGCCGCGTGCACGGTTTCGAGCGCTTGCCGCTCGGGCATCTGCCAAGACCAAAAGTGCCTCGACACGTGTTGCTCGTCGGGCGATTGCCTAGGAGGCACCACCTGTCGCTTCGTGGAGAGCGGCGGCCGCGCCTTCTTCGGCTGCGCCGACCCTCCGGGCAGCGCGGCGCGCCACGCCTCGTGCAGCGCGCCGCAGGACTGCACGTCGAACCTGTGCGCGTTCTACCAGGGGCAACAACATTGCGTCGCGCCCTGCTGCAGCTCCGCAGAGGATTGCGGGACCGTCGACGGCAAGAAGATCCTCTGCGTCAACACCTCACGCTCAGCGCTCACCAAAGACACGATCGTCACGGCTTGCATCGGCAGCGTCCCCACGAGCGCCAACAAGTCCTTCGGCGACGCGTGCAGCGCGAACAACGAGTGCACCACGGGCCTCTGCGACGCCGTGACGGCCCGCTGCTCCTCGGTCTGTTGCCTCGATTCGGACTGCCCCCGAAGCACTCCCTGTCGCCCCGCACCGAGCGGTGTTCTACGCTGCGTACCGCCCCCGCCATGA
- a CDS encoding PEGA domain-containing protein, with translation MLKLRNWLMTGAALCALSFVSAESFAQAKPKPAPAKPAPKGAAKPDADPQKPNLAEAKARYGAGEAKYKAGDFAGALVEFQAADGIKATPQAARYLGLCQDKLGKLPEAVSAYERFLADVPAKLQPEVDGIKKRVEEIKATPGKVRIETVPAGAAFSVDGKPAQSAAEIELSPGKHALTFRAEGREAAERTVDVTFASKQDLKVELKELPPPPPVAKVETPPPAPATPAPPPPEPRSLVPAFITGGLAVAAAGVGTAFGVLALGDKSDFDKTPSAEKADDGENHALIADMAFGVAITMGVTSAVLFLTRDEPAATKAARNKSRVMPAATRGGGGALIRF, from the coding sequence ATGCTCAAGCTTCGGAACTGGCTCATGACAGGCGCTGCCTTGTGCGCGCTCTCGTTCGTCTCAGCAGAATCCTTCGCGCAAGCGAAGCCCAAGCCCGCGCCCGCAAAGCCGGCGCCGAAGGGCGCGGCCAAGCCCGACGCCGATCCGCAGAAGCCGAATTTGGCCGAGGCGAAGGCCCGGTACGGAGCCGGCGAGGCGAAGTACAAGGCCGGCGACTTTGCCGGTGCGCTGGTCGAGTTCCAGGCCGCGGACGGCATCAAGGCGACGCCTCAGGCGGCGCGCTACTTGGGTCTCTGCCAAGACAAGCTCGGCAAGCTGCCCGAGGCGGTTTCAGCCTACGAGCGCTTCTTGGCCGATGTGCCCGCGAAGCTTCAGCCGGAAGTCGACGGCATCAAGAAGCGCGTCGAGGAGATCAAGGCAACGCCGGGCAAGGTGCGCATCGAGACCGTGCCCGCGGGCGCTGCGTTCTCCGTCGACGGCAAGCCGGCTCAATCTGCCGCCGAGATCGAGCTCTCGCCGGGCAAGCACGCGCTGACGTTTCGAGCCGAGGGCCGTGAGGCCGCGGAGCGCACCGTCGACGTGACCTTTGCGTCAAAGCAAGACCTCAAGGTCGAGCTCAAGGAGCTGCCGCCGCCGCCGCCCGTGGCGAAGGTCGAGACGCCGCCGCCGGCCCCCGCGACGCCGGCACCGCCGCCGCCGGAGCCGCGTAGCCTCGTCCCGGCGTTCATCACCGGCGGCCTTGCCGTCGCCGCGGCGGGTGTTGGTACGGCCTTCGGGGTCTTGGCCCTCGGCGACAAGAGCGACTTCGACAAGACGCCGTCGGCGGAGAAGGCTGACGACGGCGAGAACCACGCGCTCATCGCGGACATGGCATTCGGTGTCGCCATCACCATGGGCGTGACCAGCGCCGTGTTGTTCCTCACGCGTGACGAACCGGCCGCGACGAAGGCGGCTCGCAACAAGTCCCGCGTGATGCCGGCCGCCACGCGCGGCGGCGGCGGCGCTCTCATCCGCTTCTAA
- a CDS encoding DEAD/DEAH box helicase: MNIASPGAPIRHVTTSPSPFSALGLIPALVSALEAQGYRDPTPIQCEAIGPAIAGADLLCCAQTGTGKTAAFVLQILQRLSASPRAGHVRALVLTPTRELAAQIGERTAAYGKHLNLKHAVIYGGVGQRAQEDAVRRRPDILIATPGRLLDLMQQGVISLHGIETLVLDEADRMLDMGFIHDVKRVLVKLPARKQTLFFSATMPPAARGLASELLRKPVEIAVTPKATTAETVRQSVYLVPRNDKRPMLERILRDEERGRVIVFTRTKHGANRLADQLLRAGIGAAAIHGNKSQGARERALGGFRNGTTPVLVATDIAARGIDVDDVALVVNYELPNVPESYVHRIGRTGRAGKGGRAIAFCDETERGLLTDIEHFLRARIPRAEATGERHHAAPPAVTRAPVPTQREQPMPLATGVAPTVTQTTGNGPTPRAVTSGGPRTFRARQKRRYA; the protein is encoded by the coding sequence ATGAACATCGCCTCCCCCGGCGCGCCGATTCGGCACGTCACGACTTCTCCTTCTCCCTTTTCTGCCCTTGGACTCATCCCCGCGCTCGTCTCAGCCCTCGAGGCCCAAGGCTACCGCGACCCGACGCCCATCCAGTGTGAGGCCATCGGCCCCGCCATCGCTGGCGCCGATCTCCTGTGTTGCGCCCAGACTGGCACCGGCAAGACGGCGGCCTTCGTCCTGCAGATCCTTCAGCGACTCAGCGCGAGCCCACGCGCGGGCCACGTCCGCGCGCTGGTGCTCACGCCCACGCGCGAGCTAGCGGCGCAGATCGGCGAGCGAACGGCCGCCTATGGCAAGCACCTGAACCTCAAGCACGCCGTGATCTACGGCGGTGTCGGCCAACGCGCCCAAGAAGACGCCGTGCGGCGGCGCCCTGACATTCTCATCGCCACGCCGGGCCGGCTGCTCGACCTCATGCAACAAGGGGTCATCTCGCTCCATGGCATCGAAACGCTCGTCCTCGACGAAGCCGATCGCATGCTCGACATGGGCTTCATTCACGACGTCAAGCGCGTCCTCGTCAAGCTTCCGGCGCGCAAGCAGACGCTGTTCTTCTCGGCGACGATGCCGCCGGCGGCCCGCGGCCTTGCGTCGGAGCTCCTCCGCAAGCCCGTCGAGATCGCCGTGACGCCCAAGGCCACGACGGCTGAGACCGTTCGCCAATCGGTCTACCTCGTCCCCCGCAACGACAAGCGCCCGATGCTCGAGCGCATCCTGCGCGACGAAGAGCGCGGCCGCGTCATCGTCTTCACGCGGACGAAACACGGCGCCAACCGCCTCGCCGACCAACTGCTGCGCGCCGGTATCGGCGCCGCAGCCATCCACGGCAACAAGTCCCAGGGTGCCCGCGAGCGCGCCCTCGGCGGCTTCCGGAACGGCACGACGCCGGTCCTCGTCGCGACGGACATCGCGGCGCGAGGCATCGACGTCGACGACGTCGCGCTCGTCGTCAACTACGAGCTCCCGAACGTTCCCGAGAGCTACGTCCACCGCATCGGGCGGACCGGGCGTGCCGGCAAGGGCGGCCGCGCCATCGCGTTCTGCGACGAGACCGAGCGCGGCCTCTTGACGGACATCGAGCACTTCTTGCGGGCGCGCATTCCCCGCGCCGAAGCGACGGGAGAACGCCATCACGCGGCGCCGCCCGCGGTGACGCGGGCCCCCGTGCCGACCCAGCGCGAGCAGCCGATGCCGTTGGCGACGGGCGTCGCGCCGACGGTGACGCAGACAACCGGCAACGGCCCGACGCCGCGCGCGGTGACCAGCGGCGGCCCGCGTACGTTCCGCGCCCGCCAGAAGCGCCGCTACGCCTAA
- a CDS encoding murein L,D-transpeptidase catalytic domain family protein — MLPPPPPRPRPRQSLSVLVLALTALLVGCSDAAEEPAEIASPTAAAPTRPVGPEDDATEEGDRAAPPPATSQYFPQGSFVDPGTPPANTPAPGPYAHLDPAHLVPKSLLARAVLFFDANKAQIKNLKFITVVDFTPHSGKKRFFVVDMKTGVVRAQVVAHGKMSDPNWTGYATTFGNVSGSNMSSLGFALTGDTYYGTHGRSLRLHGLSPTNSNMYSRAIVIHSATYVVEGQSKQGRSLGCFVLDEDVKDDIVDLIEGGSLLYADLG, encoded by the coding sequence ATGCTCCCGCCCCCGCCCCCGCGACCACGACCACGACAGTCCCTTTCCGTCCTTGTTCTGGCCCTCACGGCGCTGCTCGTGGGGTGCTCCGATGCCGCGGAAGAGCCGGCGGAGATCGCTAGCCCCACGGCGGCGGCGCCCACGCGGCCCGTGGGTCCCGAAGACGACGCGACGGAAGAGGGCGACCGCGCAGCCCCGCCACCGGCCACGAGCCAGTACTTTCCCCAAGGCTCCTTCGTCGATCCGGGAACGCCGCCGGCGAACACGCCAGCGCCGGGTCCGTACGCGCACCTCGATCCCGCTCACCTCGTGCCGAAGTCGCTTCTGGCCCGCGCCGTCCTGTTCTTCGACGCCAACAAGGCGCAGATCAAGAACCTCAAGTTCATCACCGTCGTCGACTTCACGCCCCACTCGGGCAAAAAGCGCTTCTTCGTCGTCGATATGAAGACCGGCGTTGTGCGCGCCCAGGTCGTCGCGCACGGCAAGATGAGCGATCCGAACTGGACCGGCTATGCCACGACCTTCGGCAACGTGTCGGGCTCCAACATGTCGTCGCTGGGCTTCGCGCTCACGGGGGACACGTATTACGGCACGCACGGCCGGTCGCTGCGCCTCCACGGCCTGTCACCGACGAACTCGAACATGTACAGCCGCGCCATCGTGATTCATTCGGCGACCTACGTGGTCGAGGGGCAAAGCAAGCAGGGTCGCTCGCTCGGCTGCTTCGTGCTCGACGAAGACGTGAAGGACGACATCGTCGATCTCATCGAGGGCGGCAGCCTGCTCTACGCCGACTTGGGCTAG